The Myxococcales bacterium genome contains a region encoding:
- a CDS encoding DUF4331 domain-containing protein, with product MPMRKSLLACACTALGVATVLGTAEEARASSHREAPFITKNPKVDNTDFYMFRSYEAGRDGYVTLIANYLPLQHPYGGPNYFTMDPEALYEIHIDNTGDAQEDLTFQFRFSNLLNDATGETGFAIPIGPAGATKTVSIPLVNAGGIDATNQFEAPRRNVKETFVPKIVRGNRRTGAAADITKTTGPGGATFIKPVDYIGTKSLGLPAAYKTYADAHIYDVAIPGCTAPAGTSARIFVGQRQEGFAVLLGNIFDLVNASAAQLTDVTSPNPNPIANMNVTTIAVEVPIACLKGAAGDVIGGWSTASVRQARVINPQPSYGKPTKEGGAWAQVSRLGSPLVNEVVIGIKDKDRFNSAEPKDDAQFADYVTHPTLPALVEVLFGPTVQAPTAFPRADLVAAFLTGVPNVNKFPGTSAVAEMLRLNTALPHAGLTTQFRASASPTAAGLGAAGCFKPAPNPATEGKVLDTALPSCDPAGFPNGRRPGDDVVDIALRVVMGYLLPDGAAPAGNFPFGDTVGQHDGQFQRTFPYLNTPNPGAGG from the coding sequence ATGCCAATGCGAAAGAGTCTGCTTGCGTGCGCCTGCACCGCGCTGGGTGTTGCGACGGTTCTGGGAACGGCGGAGGAGGCGCGCGCGTCCAGCCACCGCGAGGCGCCCTTCATCACCAAGAACCCGAAGGTCGACAACACCGACTTCTACATGTTCCGGAGCTACGAAGCGGGGCGCGACGGCTACGTCACGCTCATCGCCAACTACCTCCCGCTCCAGCACCCGTACGGCGGGCCGAACTACTTCACGATGGATCCGGAGGCCCTCTACGAGATCCACATCGACAACACCGGCGACGCGCAGGAAGACCTCACCTTCCAGTTTCGCTTCAGCAACCTGCTGAACGACGCCACCGGCGAGACCGGCTTCGCGATCCCCATCGGCCCCGCGGGCGCCACCAAGACCGTCTCGATCCCCCTCGTCAACGCGGGCGGCATCGACGCGACGAACCAGTTCGAGGCGCCCCGCCGCAACGTCAAGGAGACCTTCGTCCCCAAGATCGTGCGGGGCAACCGCCGCACGGGCGCCGCGGCCGACATCACGAAGACCACCGGCCCCGGCGGCGCCACGTTCATCAAGCCGGTTGACTACATCGGTACGAAGTCGCTCGGCCTGCCCGCGGCCTACAAGACCTACGCCGACGCGCACATCTATGACGTCGCCATCCCGGGCTGCACCGCGCCCGCCGGCACGAGCGCCCGCATCTTCGTCGGCCAGCGCCAGGAGGGCTTCGCCGTCCTCCTCGGGAACATCTTCGACCTGGTGAACGCCTCGGCTGCGCAGCTGACCGACGTCACCTCGCCGAACCCGAACCCGATCGCCAACATGAACGTCACCACGATCGCCGTCGAGGTGCCCATCGCGTGCCTGAAGGGCGCGGCGGGCGACGTCATCGGCGGCTGGTCCACGGCGAGCGTGCGCCAGGCGCGGGTCATCAACCCGCAGCCGAGCTACGGCAAGCCGACGAAAGAGGGCGGCGCGTGGGCGCAGGTCTCGCGCCTCGGCAGCCCGCTCGTCAACGAGGTGGTCATCGGCATCAAGGACAAGGACCGCTTCAACTCCGCCGAACCGAAGGACGACGCGCAGTTCGCCGACTACGTGACGCACCCCACGCTCCCCGCGCTCGTCGAGGTCTTGTTCGGACCCACGGTGCAGGCGCCCACGGCGTTCCCGCGGGCCGATCTCGTGGCGGCGTTCCTCACCGGCGTGCCGAACGTCAACAAGTTCCCCGGCACCTCGGCCGTCGCCGAGATGCTCCGCCTCAACACGGCGCTGCCGCACGCGGGGCTCACCACGCAGTTCCGCGCGAGCGCTTCGCCCACGGCGGCAGGCCTCGGCGCCGCCGGCTGCTTCAAGCCCGCACCGAACCCCGCGACCGAGGGCAAGGTGCTCGACACCGCGCTCCCGTCGTGCGATCCGGCAGGCTTCCCCAACGGCCGCCGCCCGGGCGACGACGTGGTCGACATCGCGCTCCGCGTGGTGATGGGCTACCTGCTCCCCGACGGCGCGGCTCCCGCCGGTAACTTCCCGTTCGGCGACACGGTCGGCCAGCACGACGGGCAGTTCCAGCGCACCTTCCCCTACCTCAACACGCCCAACCCGGGCGCGGGAGGCTGA